Proteins co-encoded in one Lagopus muta isolate bLagMut1 chromosome 25, bLagMut1 primary, whole genome shotgun sequence genomic window:
- the TBKBP1 gene encoding LOW QUALITY PROTEIN: TANK-binding kinase 1-binding protein 1 (The sequence of the model RefSeq protein was modified relative to this genomic sequence to represent the inferred CDS: inserted 4 bases in 4 codons; deleted 10 bases in 8 codons; substituted 1 base at 1 genomic stop codon), translating to MDSMFEDDISILTPEALGPDEDWLDSPNTDLSGEMCSASHFALITAYDDIKNRLSGLERENSTLKRRLKMYEVKCPLLGEFGEEHIFSIYEXKETSLLKSEKASLQQQLNQFQHELEKSXEREEQLDEMIQAYEKLCVEKADLESELGEMRALVETHLSRIRSLEQQLRQRESSPFPGGGPLPGQEVPFLSLHSNPGLSHVLERPGGWPSRGLEAELEAARQEAQRAQHREEHLKAECERLQLELKHLQDSRPQEQSERDMAWVKKMGDDQXVSAGCWGVNLALAYTELTEELCRLRNLSSLQSQILRALLQERGLNGGQRHSPLSQCHSPAQQRRSPAPQCPSPAPRPPSRAPQCQSPALQRRSPAPQCQSPAQQRRSSAPGPCQSPAQQRRSPRAPPPAPRPPRSAAPPAPPPCPSPASASPHRLPGERMELGYAKPSSRHIKAGFQGRRSYSEVTNVAPYQQSRALWLQPEASTXPKHRPYGEVYLGGAGAPLSAREPFEEHLRFEKQSSDEEDWADPGPPSPEAGAVRCASFCAGFPIPDRTAAAYARAEHAQSWPSINLLLETVDSEIRSCXLCQLAFPIGYPDDALIKHIDSHLENSKI from the exons ATGGACTCCATGTTCGAGGACGACATCAGCATCCTGACACCAGAGGCTTTGGGGCCGGATGAAGACTGGCTGGACAGCCCCAACACCGACCTGTCGGGGGAGATGTGCTCCGCGTCCCATTTTGCCCTCATCACTGCATACGATGACATCAAGAACCGCCTGAGTGGGCTGGAGAGGGAGAATTCCACCCTCAAACGGCGCCTGAAGATGTATGAGGTCAAG TGCCCGCTGCTCGGCGAGTTCGGAGAGGAGCACATCTTCTCCATCTATG CCAAGGAGACGTCGCTGCTCAAGAGTGAGAAGGCAtcgctgcagcagcagctcaacCAGTTCCAGCATGAG ctggagaaga aggagcGCGAGGAGCAGCTGGATGAGATGATCCAGGCCTATGAGAAGCTGTGTGTGGAGAAGGCAGACCTGGAGTCAGAGCTGGGCGAGATG CGGGCGCTGGTGGAGACGCACCTGAGCCGCATCCGgagcctggagcagcagctgcggCAGCGCGAGAGCAGCCCTTTCCCTGGGGGTGGCCCGCTGCCTGGCCAGGAGGTGCCTTTTCTCTCCCTGCACTCCAACCCTGGCCTCAGCCACG tgctggagcgCCCA GGGGGGTGGCCGAGCCGTGGGCTGGAGGCTGAGCTGGAGGCAGCGCGGCAGGAGGCGCAGCGTGCGCAGCACCGCGAGGAGCACCTGAAGGCTGAGTGTGAGcggctgcagctggagctgaagcACCTGCAGGACAGCCG TCCCCAGGAGCAGTCAGAGCGGGACATGGCCTGGGTGAAGAAAATGGGAGATGACCAGTAAGTGTCTGCAGGGTGCTGGG GGGTGAACCTGGCGCTGGCCTACACGGAGCTGACGGAGGAGCTGTGCCGCCTGCGCAacctcagctccctgcagagccaGATCCTGCGTGCGCTGCTGCAG GAGAGAGGCCTCAACGGTG GTCAGCGCCATTCTCCTCTGTCTCAGTGCCAttccccagcccagcagcgcCGCTCG CCCGCCCCGCAGTGCCCCTCGCCCGCTCCCCGGCCGCCCTCCCGGGCCCCTCAGTGCCAATCCCCGGCGCTGCAACGGCGCTCACCGGCCCCTCAGTGCCAATCTCCAGCCCAGCAGCGCCGTTCA TCCGCCCCGGGACCCTGCCAGTCTCCGGCCCAGCAGCGCCGTTCGCCCCGTGCCCCCCCTCCAGCCCCTcgcccgccccgcagcgccgctCCCCCGGCCCCACCTCCGTGCCCATCCCCGGCGTCGGCGTCTCCGCAC CGCCTGCCCGGCGAGAGGATGGAGCTGGGCTACGCCAAACCCTCCAGCCGCCACATCAAGGCCGGCTTCCAGGGCCGTCGCAGCTACTCGGAGGTGACCAACGTGGCCCCGTATCAGCAGAGCCGCGCGCTCTGGCTGCAGCCCGAAGCTTCCA CTCCCAAGCACCGGCCCTACGGTGAGGTGTACCTGGGGGGGGCGGGGGCGCCGCTGAGCGCCCGGGAGCCCTTCGAGGAGCACCTGCGCTTTGAGAAGCAGTCATCAGATGAGGAG GACTGGGCGGACCCCGGA CCCCCCAGCCCCGAGGCCGGGGCCGTGCGCTGTGCCTCCTTCTGTGCCggattccccatccctgacCGG ACGGCTGCTGCCTATGCCAGAGCTGAGCACGCCCAGTCCTGGCCCTCTATCAAT ctgctgctggagacgGTGGACTCGGAGATCCGGAGCT CGCTGTGCCAGCTGGCTTTCCCCATCGGTTACCCGGACGATGCTTTGATAAAGCACATCGATTCGCACCTGGAGAACAGCAAGATCTGA